Proteins encoded together in one Cervus canadensis isolate Bull #8, Minnesota chromosome 7, ASM1932006v1, whole genome shotgun sequence window:
- the CD200R1 gene encoding cell surface glycoprotein CD200 receptor 1 isoform X1: protein MPCAWITSDLQLRLILALFLVAECLSAGMKGRITSNNSMQQMDNGNHSSDSTITSSMDRKQSTVTLPTEANTSLSVLVGTKSVLYCPPVLRTNVLVATWEIVLRHKPPCFRAFRRDMNRTTTENCTDERIIWASRPDENLALLIYPVAITHDGNYTCHIVTLDGNFQHGYHFQVLVPPEVTLIQTENGTAVCKAAAGKPAAQISWTPEGDCVTEQELYWGDGTVTVQSTCRWGGHHVPAVFCSVSHLTGNKSLSIQLERDTNILSLSSILYIILPIFIILVIVGSIWLLKSSCYRKCKFKKTEHAPVVEEDEMEPYASYTEKNNPLYDITNRVKTSQVLQSEADGMNLRTIYVPGV, encoded by the exons AATGCTTAAGTGCAGGAATGAAAGGTCGTATAACATCAAACAACTCAATGCAGCAGATGGACAATGGCAATCACAGTTCAG ATTCAACAATTACTTCATCTATGGACAGAAAGCAGAGCACTGTAACACTTCCTACAGAAG cTAACACTTCACTATCGGTACTAGTGGGTACAAAGTCTGTGCTCTATTGCCCTCCTGTGCTGCGGACAAATGTGCTGGTAGCAACATGGGAAATAGTCCTCAGACACAAGCCACCCTGCTTCAGAGCCTTTAGGCGTGATATGAATCGGACCACAACAGAAAACTGTACAGATGAGAGAATAATCTGGGCCTCCAGACCTGATGAGAATCTTGCTCTTCTGATTTATCCAGTGGCCATCACTCATGATGGGAATTACACGTGTCATATAGTAACACTTGATGGGAATTTCCAACATGGATATCACTTCCAAGTGTTAG TGCCCCCTGAGGTGACCCTGATTCAAACTGAGAATGGAACTGCAGTGTGCAAAGCAGCTGCAGGGAAACCAGCTGCACAGATCTCCTGGACCCCAGAGGGTGACTGTGTCACTGAGCAAGAGCTTTACTGGGGTGATGGCACAGTGACCGTCCAGAGTACATGCCGCTGGGGGGGCCACCATGTGCCTGCTGTGTTCTGCTCTGTCTCCCACTTGACTGGCAACAAGAGTCTGTCCATACAGCTGGAAAGAG ATACCAATATATTATCACTTTCaagtattttatatatcattctccctatttttattatcttggtCATCGTGGGATCCATTTGGCTTTTGAAAAGCAGTTGCTACAG aaaatgtaaatttaaaaaaacagaacatgcTCCAGTTGTTGAAGAG GATGAAATGGAACCCTATGCCAGCTACACAGAGAAGAACAATCCACTTTATGATATTACAAACAGGGTGAAGACGTCTCAGGTATTACAAAGTGAAGCTGATGGGATGAATCTCCGTACTATATATGTTCCTGGAGTGTAA
- the CD200R1 gene encoding cell surface glycoprotein CD200 receptor 1 isoform X3, producing the protein MDRKQSTVTLPTEANTSLSVLVGTKSVLYCPPVLRTNVLVATWEIVLRHKPPCFRAFRRDMNRTTTENCTDERIIWASRPDENLALLIYPVAITHDGNYTCHIVTLDGNFQHGYHFQVLVPPEVTLIQTENGTAVCKAAAGKPAAQISWTPEGDCVTEQELYWGDGTVTVQSTCRWGGHHVPAVFCSVSHLTGNKSLSIQLERDTNILSLSSILYIILPIFIILVIVGSIWLLKSSCYRKCKFKKTEHAPVVEEDEMEPYASYTEKNNPLYDITNRVKTSQVLQSEADGMNLRTIYVPGV; encoded by the exons ATGGACAGAAAGCAGAGCACTGTAACACTTCCTACAGAAG cTAACACTTCACTATCGGTACTAGTGGGTACAAAGTCTGTGCTCTATTGCCCTCCTGTGCTGCGGACAAATGTGCTGGTAGCAACATGGGAAATAGTCCTCAGACACAAGCCACCCTGCTTCAGAGCCTTTAGGCGTGATATGAATCGGACCACAACAGAAAACTGTACAGATGAGAGAATAATCTGGGCCTCCAGACCTGATGAGAATCTTGCTCTTCTGATTTATCCAGTGGCCATCACTCATGATGGGAATTACACGTGTCATATAGTAACACTTGATGGGAATTTCCAACATGGATATCACTTCCAAGTGTTAG TGCCCCCTGAGGTGACCCTGATTCAAACTGAGAATGGAACTGCAGTGTGCAAAGCAGCTGCAGGGAAACCAGCTGCACAGATCTCCTGGACCCCAGAGGGTGACTGTGTCACTGAGCAAGAGCTTTACTGGGGTGATGGCACAGTGACCGTCCAGAGTACATGCCGCTGGGGGGGCCACCATGTGCCTGCTGTGTTCTGCTCTGTCTCCCACTTGACTGGCAACAAGAGTCTGTCCATACAGCTGGAAAGAG ATACCAATATATTATCACTTTCaagtattttatatatcattctccctatttttattatcttggtCATCGTGGGATCCATTTGGCTTTTGAAAAGCAGTTGCTACAG aaaatgtaaatttaaaaaaacagaacatgcTCCAGTTGTTGAAGAG GATGAAATGGAACCCTATGCCAGCTACACAGAGAAGAACAATCCACTTTATGATATTACAAACAGGGTGAAGACGTCTCAGGTATTACAAAGTGAAGCTGATGGGATGAATCTCCGTACTATATATGTTCCTGGAGTGTAA
- the CD200R1 gene encoding cell surface glycoprotein CD200 receptor 1 isoform X2, with the protein MPCAWITSDLQLRLILALFLVADSTITSSMDRKQSTVTLPTEANTSLSVLVGTKSVLYCPPVLRTNVLVATWEIVLRHKPPCFRAFRRDMNRTTTENCTDERIIWASRPDENLALLIYPVAITHDGNYTCHIVTLDGNFQHGYHFQVLVPPEVTLIQTENGTAVCKAAAGKPAAQISWTPEGDCVTEQELYWGDGTVTVQSTCRWGGHHVPAVFCSVSHLTGNKSLSIQLERDTNILSLSSILYIILPIFIILVIVGSIWLLKSSCYRKCKFKKTEHAPVVEEDEMEPYASYTEKNNPLYDITNRVKTSQVLQSEADGMNLRTIYVPGV; encoded by the exons ATTCAACAATTACTTCATCTATGGACAGAAAGCAGAGCACTGTAACACTTCCTACAGAAG cTAACACTTCACTATCGGTACTAGTGGGTACAAAGTCTGTGCTCTATTGCCCTCCTGTGCTGCGGACAAATGTGCTGGTAGCAACATGGGAAATAGTCCTCAGACACAAGCCACCCTGCTTCAGAGCCTTTAGGCGTGATATGAATCGGACCACAACAGAAAACTGTACAGATGAGAGAATAATCTGGGCCTCCAGACCTGATGAGAATCTTGCTCTTCTGATTTATCCAGTGGCCATCACTCATGATGGGAATTACACGTGTCATATAGTAACACTTGATGGGAATTTCCAACATGGATATCACTTCCAAGTGTTAG TGCCCCCTGAGGTGACCCTGATTCAAACTGAGAATGGAACTGCAGTGTGCAAAGCAGCTGCAGGGAAACCAGCTGCACAGATCTCCTGGACCCCAGAGGGTGACTGTGTCACTGAGCAAGAGCTTTACTGGGGTGATGGCACAGTGACCGTCCAGAGTACATGCCGCTGGGGGGGCCACCATGTGCCTGCTGTGTTCTGCTCTGTCTCCCACTTGACTGGCAACAAGAGTCTGTCCATACAGCTGGAAAGAG ATACCAATATATTATCACTTTCaagtattttatatatcattctccctatttttattatcttggtCATCGTGGGATCCATTTGGCTTTTGAAAAGCAGTTGCTACAG aaaatgtaaatttaaaaaaacagaacatgcTCCAGTTGTTGAAGAG GATGAAATGGAACCCTATGCCAGCTACACAGAGAAGAACAATCCACTTTATGATATTACAAACAGGGTGAAGACGTCTCAGGTATTACAAAGTGAAGCTGATGGGATGAATCTCCGTACTATATATGTTCCTGGAGTGTAA
- the CD200R1 gene encoding cell surface glycoprotein CD200 receptor 1 isoform X4 encodes MPCAWITSDLQLRLILALFLVAECLSAGMKGRITSNNSMQQMDNGNHSSDSTITSSMDRKQSTVTLPTEANTSLSVLVGTKSVLYCPPVLRTNVLVATWEIVLRHKPPCFRAFRRDMNRTTTENCTDERIIWASRPDENLALLIYPVAITHDGNYTCHIVTLDGNFQHGYHFQVLVPPEVTLIQTENGTAVCKAAAGKPAAQISWTPEGDCVTEQELYWGDGTVTVQSTCRWGGHHVPAVFCSVSHLTGNKSLSIQLERVATENVNLKKQNMLQLLKRMKWNPMPATQRRTIHFMILQTG; translated from the exons AATGCTTAAGTGCAGGAATGAAAGGTCGTATAACATCAAACAACTCAATGCAGCAGATGGACAATGGCAATCACAGTTCAG ATTCAACAATTACTTCATCTATGGACAGAAAGCAGAGCACTGTAACACTTCCTACAGAAG cTAACACTTCACTATCGGTACTAGTGGGTACAAAGTCTGTGCTCTATTGCCCTCCTGTGCTGCGGACAAATGTGCTGGTAGCAACATGGGAAATAGTCCTCAGACACAAGCCACCCTGCTTCAGAGCCTTTAGGCGTGATATGAATCGGACCACAACAGAAAACTGTACAGATGAGAGAATAATCTGGGCCTCCAGACCTGATGAGAATCTTGCTCTTCTGATTTATCCAGTGGCCATCACTCATGATGGGAATTACACGTGTCATATAGTAACACTTGATGGGAATTTCCAACATGGATATCACTTCCAAGTGTTAG TGCCCCCTGAGGTGACCCTGATTCAAACTGAGAATGGAACTGCAGTGTGCAAAGCAGCTGCAGGGAAACCAGCTGCACAGATCTCCTGGACCCCAGAGGGTGACTGTGTCACTGAGCAAGAGCTTTACTGGGGTGATGGCACAGTGACCGTCCAGAGTACATGCCGCTGGGGGGGCCACCATGTGCCTGCTGTGTTCTGCTCTGTCTCCCACTTGACTGGCAACAAGAGTCTGTCCATACAGCTGGAAAGAG TTGCTACAG aaaatgtaaatttaaaaaaacagaacatgcTCCAGTTGTTGAAGAG GATGAAATGGAACCCTATGCCAGCTACACAGAGAAGAACAATCCACTTTATGATATTACAAACAGGGTGA
- the CD200R1 gene encoding cell surface glycoprotein CD200 receptor 1 isoform X5 gives MPCAWITSDLQLRLILALFLVAECLSAGMKGRITSNNSMQQMDNGNHSSDSTITSSMDRKQSTVTLPTEANTSLSVLVGTKSVLYCPPVLRTNVLVATWEIVLRHKPPCFRAFRRDMNRTTTENCTDERIIWASRPDENLALLIYPVAITHDGNYTCHIVTLDGNFQHGYHFQVLVPPEVTLIQTENGTAVCKAAAGKPAAQISWTPEGDCVTEQELYWGDGTVTVQSTCRWGGHHVPAVFCSVSHLTGNKSLSIQLERENVNLKKQNMLQLLKRMKWNPMPATQRRTIHFMILQTG, from the exons AATGCTTAAGTGCAGGAATGAAAGGTCGTATAACATCAAACAACTCAATGCAGCAGATGGACAATGGCAATCACAGTTCAG ATTCAACAATTACTTCATCTATGGACAGAAAGCAGAGCACTGTAACACTTCCTACAGAAG cTAACACTTCACTATCGGTACTAGTGGGTACAAAGTCTGTGCTCTATTGCCCTCCTGTGCTGCGGACAAATGTGCTGGTAGCAACATGGGAAATAGTCCTCAGACACAAGCCACCCTGCTTCAGAGCCTTTAGGCGTGATATGAATCGGACCACAACAGAAAACTGTACAGATGAGAGAATAATCTGGGCCTCCAGACCTGATGAGAATCTTGCTCTTCTGATTTATCCAGTGGCCATCACTCATGATGGGAATTACACGTGTCATATAGTAACACTTGATGGGAATTTCCAACATGGATATCACTTCCAAGTGTTAG TGCCCCCTGAGGTGACCCTGATTCAAACTGAGAATGGAACTGCAGTGTGCAAAGCAGCTGCAGGGAAACCAGCTGCACAGATCTCCTGGACCCCAGAGGGTGACTGTGTCACTGAGCAAGAGCTTTACTGGGGTGATGGCACAGTGACCGTCCAGAGTACATGCCGCTGGGGGGGCCACCATGTGCCTGCTGTGTTCTGCTCTGTCTCCCACTTGACTGGCAACAAGAGTCTGTCCATACAGCTGGAAAGAG aaaatgtaaatttaaaaaaacagaacatgcTCCAGTTGTTGAAGAG GATGAAATGGAACCCTATGCCAGCTACACAGAGAAGAACAATCCACTTTATGATATTACAAACAGGGTGA